The Photobacterium sp. TY1-4 DNA window GGTGCCCAGATCCATAAATTCGGTAACCTTATTGGCGGCGCGCTAGCAACCGTAGAGCATAACTGGCTCAAACACCGACTGCGCTGGACCGTGAAAGATCGCAAAGCCGATCATGAATGCCTGCGCCCGCTGGAAAAAAGCCAGCCGATCGAATACCCGAAACCGGACGGTGTCATCAGCTTCGATAAGCCATCATCGGTCTATTTATCGGGGGCCCAGCACGAGGAGAACCAGCCTTGTCATTTGAAGCTGAAGGATGAAGGTTTGCCGCTGAACATGCATTTAGAGCGGTTCGGCGAGCCCAGCCAGCGCTATTGTCCGGCCGGGGTGTATGAAATTGTGACCAGCAACGGCACGCCCAAGTTTCAGATCAATGCCGCCAACTGTGTTCACTGCAAAACATGTGACATCAAGGATCCGTCCCAGAACATTACCTGGGTCACGCCGGAAGGCGGCGGTGGTCCGAACTATCCGAATATGTAGCGGCACCGAATATCCAACGACACCGAAACATGGAACCACGGCCGCATATGTAAAAACCACAGCCGGATGCGTTACGACTTGCACTCCGAGCGGATCCAGTTGAGATAATCCGGCAGCCCGGCGGTAATGGGCAGCCGGATAATTTCCGGTGTTTCATAGTCATGATGAGCGAGAATATCTGCCTCAACCTGTGCATACAGCTCAACGGTGGTTTTAATCATCATCAGCTTCTCCTGATCCTGATTCACCGCCCCTTTCCAGTGGTAGTAACTCTCGATCGACTGGACCTGAATACAGGCCGCCAGTCGCTTTTCAAGCAGGGAGTGGATAATCGCCTGGCCGTTCGCTTCATCGGCAAA harbors:
- the cutA gene encoding divalent-cation tolerance protein CutA, coding for MSSDQTCCMVMTTFADEANGQAIIHSLLEKRLAACIQVQSIESYYHWKGAVNQDQEKLMMIKTTVELYAQVEADILAHHDYETPEIIRLPITAGLPDYLNWIRSECKS